The following are encoded together in the Culex pipiens pallens isolate TS chromosome 1, TS_CPP_V2, whole genome shotgun sequence genome:
- the LOC120421814 gene encoding 40S ribosomal protein S3-like → MFSSLPSLLICHLRKFKRTGKKKIRAHSKVGVVLFCLAGRGWTRTEIIIMAPAPRTCSARSDHRIRELNAVIYGVLRFIMESCAKGYEVVVSGKLRGQRAKSMTFVDGMMIHSDDPCKEYSATATPLRQGELGIQVKIVLPWDPNGNIGPKEPLSDNVEMVDPS, encoded by the exons ATGTTTTCGTCTCTGCCGTCTCTGCTGATCTGTCATTTACGGAAATTCAAGAGAACGGGAAAGAAAAAAATCCGTGCCCACAGCAAg GTCGGGGTCGTCCTTTTCTGCCTGGCTGGCCGAGGATGGACCCGTACCGAGATTATCATTATGGCCCCCGCACCCAGAACGTGCTCGGCGAGAAGTGACCACCGCATCCGGGAGCTGAACGCCGTTATCTACGGTGTGCTGCGCTTCATCATGGAGTCCTGCGCCAAGGGTTACGAGGTGGTCGTGTCCGGAAAGCTGCGCGGTCAGCGTGCCAAGTCGATGACGTTCGTCGACGGAATGATGATCCATTCCGACGATCCGTGCAAAGAGTACTCCGCCACGGCCACGCCGCTGCGCCAGGGAGAGCTCGGAATCCAGGTCAAGATTGTGCTGCCGTGGGACCCGAACGGCAACATCGGCCCCAAGGAGCCGCTGTCGGACAACGTGGAAATGGTTGATCCGTCATAA